From a single Nicotiana tomentosiformis chromosome 2, ASM39032v3, whole genome shotgun sequence genomic region:
- the LOC108945213 gene encoding uncharacterized protein produces MDTICIIVAFNGRWTADYKYLDHQTKLVLVPEAIRFEDFINQVFEVIELDKDKFEAMIWFDINLGTSKGMLVSKDLDLHTCIELLKSHSLFKGYHFIVDVSERVFGSTSTFEHVNTETQQDNQDKCHQIMKIDVVEAQPITEEVLQTFDSIQVEGRSIIEIDNEQALGIQVLESAPVIEEVAEKLSTQLTRRSSNSKQKESPTTILRENALLDKIKVVRSSSTRYSLKCNDDRCGWCVRAFRIKDSTLFKIVKIEKNHDCSVNTMKVDQRHATSKLISGYIIDNLRDPSFEVTPAFAMAEMQKLHGLDIGYHKAWRAIQRASALIRGTPEENYELLSSYLYMMKRGFYMFYAYGSSIAGWNHCRLVIAVDATFLKSKYCGILMISVSKDANNQIFPLAFGIAESENNNSYEWYFSELRNAIGSRDNLFFYRTSINLLHMASQRYILKATMGFVSIIWSRT; encoded by the exons ATGGATACAATATGTATTATAGTTGCTTTTAATGGTAGATGGACTGCAGACTATAAGTATCTTGATCATCAAACAAAGCTTGTTCTAGTACCTGAGGCAATTCGATTTGAAGATTTCATTAACCAGGTCTTTGAAGTTATTGAATTAGATAAAGACAAGTTTGAAGCAATGATATGGTTTGATATCAACCTGGGAACAAGCAAGGGAATGCTTGTATCCAAAGATTTAGATCTTCACACATGTATAGAGTTACTAAAAAGTCATTCACTCTTCAAGGGCTATCATTTCATTGTTGATGTTTCAGAAAGAGTTTTTGGTTCTACAAGCACCTTTGAACATGTCAATACAGAAACTCAACAAGACAATCAAGACAAATGCCACCAGATAATGAAAATAGATGTGGTTGAAGCTCAACCAATAACTGAAGAGGTGCTTCAAACATTTGATTCTATTCAAGTGGAAGGACGAAGCATTATAGAGATTGACAACGAACAAGCTTTGGGTATTCAAGTCTTAGAGAGTGCACCGGTAATAGAAGAAGTTGCTGAAAAACTCTCTACTCAACTAACTAGACGAAGCTCAAATTCAAAACAAAAAGAATCCCCAACTACGATATTAAGAGAAAATGCTTTGTTGGATAAAATAAAA GTTGTTAGATCAAGTTCAACAAGATATTCGTTGAAATGCAATGATGATAGGTGTGGGTGGTGTGTGCGAGCTTTCAGAATTAAAGATTCAACACTATTCAAGATAGTAAAGAttgagaaaaatcatgactgctcAGTTAACACTATGAAAGTTGATCAAAGGCATGCAACTTCAAAGTTGATTAGCGGTTACATTATTGACAATCTTCGAGACCCAAGTTTTGAAGTTACACCAGCCTTTGCCATGGCAGAAATGCAAAAATTGCATGGACTAGACATTGGTTATCACAAGGCGTGGCGTGCTATTCAACGTGCTTCAGCTTTAATAAGAGGAACTCCTGAAGAGAATTATGAATTATTGTCTTCATACTTGTATATGATGAAAA GGGGGTTTTATATGTTTTATGCATATGGATCATCAATAGCTGGTTGGAATCATTGTAGACTAGTGATTGCTGTTGATGCAACTTTTTTGAAGTCAAAATATTGTGGTATTTTAATGATTTCAGTTTCAAAGGATGCAAATAACCAAATATTCCCACTAGCCTTTGGAATTGCAGAATCTGAAAATAACAATTCCTATGAGTGGTACTTTAGTGAGCTTCGCAATGCAATTGGGAGCCGTgacaatttatttttttatcgGACAAGCATCAATCTATTGCACATGGCATCGCAAAGGTATATCTTGAAAGCCACCATGGGatttgtatctatcatttggagcAGAACCTAA